From Psychroflexus torquis ATCC 700755, the proteins below share one genomic window:
- a CDS encoding ATP-binding protein — translation MNLQQLKEKTELIISDLKDNGRFPKENNGIDYKLKLNIAKTKTPLENFLLNFTKDILSFSNSDGGILLLGINEDSASGAHTETGLDIDNLDLLNQIDLNDITQKFEKIVKIGISIDLQIFQIGTKKFYYLIIEKSSQVLIPVNDFPEYKITKGSIYYRASSKNEHANKSTTDFNRFLQIKANEKSKEFMEIWSKLLPEMVDINPREILIINPTQHKVYGFNSKDKILSGSDIEIDETQNGVFNIILNAISAGEIGKITTDEGKPIYKIVGEFQTDREHIILNSLEQEVKKKSKFKFSNVQLKVAIHHLGWVSNSNFKVVNPPEGTVTPSKSKYIWTETMDQVSNRKKVYFSSDAIEKLAELIDDETKHTELFNKKLSKKAIA, via the coding sequence ATGAACTTACAGCAATTAAAAGAAAAAACGGAACTAATTATTTCGGATTTAAAAGACAACGGTCGTTTTCCAAAAGAAAATAATGGAATTGATTATAAGCTGAAACTTAATATTGCAAAAACAAAAACGCCTTTAGAAAATTTCCTGCTAAATTTCACAAAAGATATATTGTCTTTTTCAAATTCAGATGGCGGGATATTGCTTTTAGGAATAAATGAAGACTCTGCATCAGGAGCTCACACAGAAACAGGTTTAGATATAGATAATCTTGATTTACTAAATCAAATTGACCTTAATGACATAACCCAAAAGTTTGAAAAGATAGTAAAAATCGGTATTTCTATAGATTTACAGATATTTCAAATCGGAACAAAAAAATTCTATTATTTAATCATTGAGAAAAGTAGTCAGGTTCTAATTCCAGTAAACGATTTTCCTGAATATAAAATTACCAAAGGTTCGATATATTATCGTGCTTCAAGTAAAAATGAACACGCAAACAAATCAACAACTGATTTCAATAGGTTTTTACAAATAAAAGCCAATGAAAAAAGTAAAGAATTTATGGAGATTTGGTCAAAGCTTCTTCCCGAAATGGTTGATATAAATCCAAGAGAAATTTTGATTATAAATCCTACACAGCATAAGGTATATGGATTTAATAGTAAAGATAAAATCCTTTCAGGAAGTGATATTGAAATTGACGAAACTCAAAATGGAGTATTTAATATAATTTTGAATGCTATTTCAGCAGGAGAAATTGGAAAAATAACAACAGACGAAGGAAAACCAATTTATAAGATTGTTGGAGAATTCCAAACTGACAGGGAACATATAATTTTAAATAGTCTTGAACAAGAAGTCAAAAAGAAGTCAAAATTTAAGTTTAGTAATGTTCAACTGAAAGTAGCAATACATCATTTAGGTTGGGTTAGTAATTCTAACTTTAAGGTCGTCAATCCACCAGAAGGTACAGTTACACCATCAAAAAGTAAATATATTTGGACTGAAACAATGGACCAAGTTTCTAATCGTAAAAAAGTATATTTTTCATCAGATGCTATAGAGAAATTAGCAGAGTTAATTGATGATGAGACGAAACATACAGAATTATTTAATAAGAAATTGAGTAAGAAAGCCATTGCATAA
- a CDS encoding thioredoxin family protein, with translation MTKFGEIIDEKKPVLINFFADWSEDCEGIHDRLKDVSAALGDRLRIIKIDAEKNPQLVKALKVKNLPTYMLYDLGEMVWRESGKKEANELIVDLEGQTPRS, from the coding sequence ATGACGAAATTTGGTGAGATTATCGATGAGAAAAAGCCTGTTCTGATCAATTTTTTTGCAGATTGGAGCGAAGACTGTGAAGGTATCCACGACCGGTTAAAAGACGTGAGTGCTGCTTTAGGAGATAGGTTGAGGATTATCAAAATTGATGCTGAAAAGAACCCTCAGCTGGTTAAGGCGTTAAAAGTAAAGAATCTTCCTACCTACATGCTCTACGATTTGGGTGAAATGGTATGGAGAGAGAGTGGAAAGAAAGAGGCGAATGAACTTATTGTTGATCTGGAAGGGCAGACTCCAAGGAGTTAA
- a CDS encoding RES domain-containing protein — protein sequence MKKPKWQTEFRDLPKIPDTKKWLKGEHETIEQKISKKLAVGMPISNAEREIMQGLVLFYGILYKSLQDLGFESFTQKDFKNFENYIFYAFNYFPVLANKLTIYQLYRVVINEQLIGNKQSLTKKGLLSYPPMHIVRKINKYNRANTPRTNVFYGAETIDTALNESKPQIGDKVTVGVWKPTVERKYNSYPISHSEEGFGVNENSTNAIRAFNEYKKTHDKVLTDHMEPYFHVLGYEYSKPIKHHYEYLISAMFSENILDNPQKGTSFDFECIIYPSVGNKFSTSNVAVRKDILRHEFELTKVIEFEVTDCHYEKGQKTNPESINLVDYKGYRITEKIEDNRIIWE from the coding sequence ATGAAAAAACCGAAGTGGCAAACCGAATTTAGAGATTTACCAAAAATCCCAGATACTAAAAAATGGTTGAAAGGAGAACACGAAACTATCGAGCAAAAGATTTCTAAAAAGCTTGCAGTCGGAATGCCAATTAGCAATGCCGAAAGGGAAATAATGCAAGGTTTGGTTCTCTTTTACGGAATTCTTTATAAATCTTTACAAGACTTGGGATTTGAAAGTTTCACGCAAAAGGACTTTAAAAATTTCGAGAATTATATCTTCTATGCTTTTAATTATTTTCCTGTTTTAGCGAACAAGTTGACTATTTACCAACTTTATCGTGTCGTAATAAACGAACAATTGATTGGTAATAAACAATCTTTGACCAAAAAAGGTCTTCTATCATATCCACCTATGCATATCGTTAGAAAAATTAACAAATATAACCGAGCGAACACGCCAAGAACGAATGTGTTTTATGGAGCTGAAACGATTGATACAGCTCTGAATGAAAGTAAGCCACAAATCGGAGATAAAGTAACAGTTGGAGTTTGGAAACCGACTGTCGAAAGAAAATATAACAGTTATCCAATTTCTCATAGCGAAGAAGGTTTTGGAGTAAACGAAAACTCTACAAATGCAATTAGAGCTTTCAATGAATATAAAAAAACTCATGATAAAGTTTTGACTGACCATATGGAACCGTATTTCCACGTATTAGGTTACGAGTATTCAAAACCTATTAAGCATCACTATGAATATTTAATAAGTGCAATGTTTTCAGAAAATATTTTAGACAATCCTCAAAAAGGAACGTCTTTTGATTTTGAATGTATTATTTATCCAAGTGTAGGAAATAAATTTTCGACAAGTAATGTTGCTGTTAGAAAAGACATTTTAAGACACGAATTTGAATTAACCAAAGTTATTGAATTTGAAGTCACGGATTGTCATTATGAAAAAGGACAAAAAACTAATCCTGAAAGTATAAATCTCGTAGATTACAAAGGTTATCGAATAACGGAGAAAATAGAGGACAATAGAATAATATGGGAATAA